The genomic stretch ATTTGTCTGGATAATGAGGCGCGCAATGGTCGGCATACTTATGTGGAGGTTGCGGAGGATGTGAAGAGTTGGAGGGTTTGTCAGGTATTGGTAGACCCCGAGGGGTTGAATGACTGGCAGTTGGAGTTTCGAGTGGACCTGGTGTTGGCGAGGGAGGAGGGGAAGGTGTCGTTGATGTTGCAATCGATGGCTCCCGTGCATGAATTTAAGGTGGAGTGATGGGTTATGAAAAAGAAGGGAGCAACTACAGTCGAGACGGAATGGACCGCCAGGCAGCTTGAAGAAGCGGTGGCAACGATCCTGATTTGGTTGGAGGAGCATCGCAGTGACAACGTGCGTGCGGGGATGGCGAGATATGCAATTCCTGCGGAGAAGGCGTTGGGAATTTCGGTCGGTGACTTGCGGCGATATGCGAAGCTGTTGGGGCGGGATCAGAGGTTAAGTGAGGCGCTATGGAAAACGGATGTTTATGAGGCGAGGATGCTAGCCGTTTTTGTGGGTGATCCCTTGAAAGTAAGTGCGAAGGTGATGGATGAGTGGTGTGGGGATTTTGATAGCTGGGCGATTTGCGACACGGCCTGTTTTCATTTGTTTGATCAGACGCCGCATGCGTTGAAGAAGATTTTTAAGTGGGCGAAGGAGAAAGGGGAGTTTCAGAAAAGAGCGGCGTTTGCGTTGCTGGCGAGTGCGGGAGATTTGTCGGTGGAAGAGAATTTGAGGTGTTTGCCGCTGATTGGGAAAGCGGCGGGTGATGAGCGGAATTTTGTGAAGAAAGGGGTAAGTTGGGCGTTGCGGGCGATGGGGAGTCGGCATGCAACGTTGCATGCGGCGGCGCTTGAAATGGCCGAACGGCTGGTGGAATCGGAAAGTGCGTCGGCGCGATGGATTGGAAGGGATGCGTTGAGATTTCTGAAGAGTGCGGCGACGTTGAGGCGATTGGAGGCGAAATCGCGGGCGAGCAGGGTGGCGGTGTGATGGCTGCCGACCGTTGTGAGGACATTCATCCCTCCTACACCCAGACGCAAAATCTGAGTTTATGATCGGAGCCAGATGTTGCGGTAGCGGACCGGGTCGCCGTGGTTTTGTAGGTAAATGGGACCAGGGGTGGGAGTTTCGGTTTTGATGGGGGAGGACCCGGTGGGGCCGGGAATTTCCTGGTTTTCGTGAATGAGGACACCGTTGTGTTTGACGGTGACTTTGGCGTTGGCGGTCTTTTTGCCTTCGGCATCGAATTTCGCGGCGGTGAAGTCGATGTCGTAGGTTTGCCAGCTGAGGGGCGGGTAACACATGTTGACTTTGGGAACGGCGATTTTGTAGAGGCCGCCACATTCGTTGTCTTTGCCTTCGAGGCCGAAGCTGTCGAGCATCTGGATTTCATATCGTCCCTGGAGGTAGATGCCGCTGTTACCGCGTTTTTGGCCGCGCCCGGTGGGGGTGTAGGGGAGGCGGAATTCGAGATGGAGGGAGAAGTCGTTGAAGAGGTCGGTGCTGGTGGCGCCTTGCGTGAGGAGACCGTCTTCCGTGACGTTGGATTTGATGAAGCGGTTGATGTCTTTGCCGTCGAAGAGAACTTGGGCACCGGTTGGAGGGGTTGCGTTGAGGGTGGGGGATTCACGGGTGACGCGGTCGAGCTCCATGAGGCTTTTGCCGTGGGGATCGGTGACGAAGATCTTGTTGCCGTCGACTTCACCGACGTATTCTTCGGACCTGAAGATGACAGTGGTGTCGCCGGGATTGCGGCTGCCCTGGCGGCGATCGATTTTTGATTTGTCGCCATCCCAGCCCTCGCCGGGGAGACCACCATGATAAGAGACGGCTTCGAAGGTGTTGTCGCCGAGGGCGATGATTTGGACGGCGAATTTGCCGCCGTCGGGAGCGGTGCCGGTGTATTCGCCCTGAATGATGAAGTCGTCGTCGGTGCTGGCGGGATTGTCGTAGGCCTTGGGTGGCGGTGGTTTGGGAGCGTCTGGCGGTTTAGGGGCGGCGATGAGAGCGAAGGTGCCGAGAAGAAAGAGGAGCAGGGAGAGGCGCATCGGAGGGATACGCGGTAGGGCGGGAGGATTTTGCGGACGATGTCAGTCGGCGTCGGTGGAATTGAGGGCGAGCTTTTTGCGGAGGGTGGCGCGGTTCATTTGCAGGGCGCGGGCGAGCAGGGTGGGTTTGTGTTCATAGCGGGGGAGGAGGGCGGCGAGGAGTCGGTTTTCGAGTTCGTCGTGAAGAGAGTCATAGCTGGCGGGGTCGCTGTTGTCGTTGTTAGCGGTGAGCCGGGTGTCGAGCCACTGATGGAGAGCTTGGTCGATGAGATCGGAAGAGGGGGGAAGTGGGTGACGGAGTTCGCGAGGGAGGTGGGCAGGATGGAGGATGTTGCTGGTGGAGGTGCTGACGGCGTATTCGAGGACGTTGCGGAGTTCGCGGACGTTGCCGGGCCAGGGGTGATTTTTGAGGAGGGTGAGGGTTTCTGCGGTTAGGGTGATGGGTCGGTGGGGACTGATGTGATGGAGAAGGTTTTGACAGAGAATGGGGAGATCGCCAAGGCGGTCGGCGAGGGGGGGGAGGGGGACTTCGAGGACACGCAGGCGGTAATACAAGTCTTCGCGAAAACGTTTTTCGGCGACGGCGCGGTTGAGGTTTTGATTGGTGGCGGCGATGAGGCGGAGGTCGACGCTGAGGTCGTCGCGACCACCGACGCGGGTGAAGGTTTTTTCTTCGACGAAGCGGAGAAGTTTGACCTGGATGGAGAGGGGGATTTCGGCAATTTCGTCGAGGAACAGGGTGCCACCGGCGGCACGTTCGAGGTGGCCGGTTTTGGTGGTGAGGGCTCCGGTGAAGGCTCCTTTTTCGTGGCCGAAGAGTTCGGCTTCGAGAAGGGTTTCAGGGAGGCTGGCGCAGGAGAGGGTGATGAAGGGTTGCTGCTGACGAGGGCTGTGGTGGTGGATGACTTTGGCGGCGAGGGATTTGCCGATCCCGGTGGGGCCAGTGATGAGGACGGGGGAGGATGAGGAGATGGCGTGGGCGATGGCGGCAAATGCGGGTTGCATGGCCGGAGAGTTGCCGACGAGTTGAGGAAGCTCGGAAAGGGCGGTGGTGGTTGCAGGGGGAAGGGTGGTGGGAGAGGGGAGGATCGAGTGGAGGGTTTGTTGGAGTTCGTGGAGGTCGAGGGGTTTGACGAGGTAGGCGGATGCGCCGCGTTTGCGGGCTTCGACGGCGTTGTGAAGGTTGCCGTGGGCGGTGATGATGAGAACGGGGAGATCGGGATGGTCGAGGCGGATGGTGTTGAGGACTTCGAGGCCGTTGTTGTCAGGAAGGCCGATGTCGAGGATCACGAGGGATGGGGTGGTTTGGTTGAGTTTCTGCAGGCCCATCGCGGCGGAGGCGCAGAGGATGGGATGCATTTGGAAGCGCTGGATGAACTGGCCGAGGGCGGCGGCGAGGGCGGCTTCGTCTTCGATGATGAGAACGGGATGCATGAGGTCAGAATGGGTGTTTGATTTGGCCACAAAAGATCACAAAGAACACAGAGTGGGGAAGCTAGGCTGGAAGAGAGATGGTGACGGAAGCACCTTGGGCGGGAGGAGTTCGGTTGGTGATGGTGAGGGTGCCGTGGTGGGCTTTGAGGATTTCGGAGACCACGCTGAGGCCGATGCCCATGCCGCCTTCCTTTTCACTGAAGAAGAATTCGGCGTGGCGTTCGAGGGCGGCCGGGGAGAAACCGCCGCCGGTGTCGGTGAAGGTGAGGGTGGTTTGGTGGGAAGTGGACTGATGGATGCCGGTGATGGTAAGGGTGCCGCCTTGGGGCATGGACTGGATGGCGTTGTTGATGAGGTTGTTGAAGACTTGCAGGAGCCGGCGTTGATCGGCTTCGACGATGAGGTCGGTGGGGAGGTCAAGATCGATGGTGATCTGGGAATGTTGCGTTTGGGAAGCGTGGGATTGCAGAGATTGCTGGAGAAGGGTTTGGAGGTTGACTGCGGATTTGACGGGTGGGTCGGGTTTGCTGAGAAAGAGCCATTGGTTGACGAGGTCGCTGATGCGGTCGGCTTCGGTATTGATGAGGTGGGCAGCGGGGAGGTTGGCATCGAGGGCCGCGAGTTGGGCGTGCATTTTGATGGCACTGACGGGGTTTTGAATTTCGTGGGCGAGGGCGGCGGTCATGCGACCGAGGACCGCGAGTTTTTCGGCTTGTTCCCGTTGCTGGCGCTCGTGTTTGAGGGCTTGGTTGGTGCGGAGAAAAGCGCGGGCGAGGTCGCCGATTTCGTCGTGACGGGATGCTTCTGGGAGATGGAGGGGATCGGCGGTTTCGATGGCCGGGAGTTGGCTGGCGAGGTTTTGAAGTGGTCGGACCAACCCGCGGGTGATGAGCCAGGCGAGCAGAAGGGCGACGCACCAGAAGGCGGCGAGGATGGCATAGGTGCGGGGTTGCATGACGGATCGCCAGGCGGTGAAGGCGGGTCGGGTGATGAAAAGATCGTGACCGGATGGAAGGGGAACGGCGACGGCCTCCATGCTGCCGCTGCGGTGACAATTGGCGTCTGCGGGGATGGTTGCAAGGTTGGGTGTGCTGGACAGCCACAGTGGCTGGGGAACGAGGTTGCCATTGGAGCGAAAGTGGACCTGGATGCCGAGCACTTCGGT from Phragmitibacter flavus encodes the following:
- a CDS encoding DNA alkylation repair protein — its product is MKKKGATTVETEWTARQLEEAVATILIWLEEHRSDNVRAGMARYAIPAEKALGISVGDLRRYAKLLGRDQRLSEALWKTDVYEARMLAVFVGDPLKVSAKVMDEWCGDFDSWAICDTACFHLFDQTPHALKKIFKWAKEKGEFQKRAAFALLASAGDLSVEENLRCLPLIGKAAGDERNFVKKGVSWALRAMGSRHATLHAAALEMAERLVESESASARWIGRDALRFLKSAATLRRLEAKSRASRVAV
- a CDS encoding 3-keto-disaccharide hydrolase, which translates into the protein MRLSLLLFLLGTFALIAAPKPPDAPKPPPPKAYDNPASTDDDFIIQGEYTGTAPDGGKFAVQIIALGDNTFEAVSYHGGLPGEGWDGDKSKIDRRQGSRNPGDTTVIFRSEEYVGEVDGNKIFVTDPHGKSLMELDRVTRESPTLNATPPTGAQVLFDGKDINRFIKSNVTEDGLLTQGATSTDLFNDFSLHLEFRLPYTPTGRGQKRGNSGIYLQGRYEIQMLDSFGLEGKDNECGGLYKIAVPKVNMCYPPLSWQTYDIDFTAAKFDAEGKKTANAKVTVKHNGVLIHENQEIPGPTGSSPIKTETPTPGPIYLQNHGDPVRYRNIWLRS
- a CDS encoding sigma-54-dependent transcriptional regulator, with the translated sequence MHPVLIIEDEAALAAALGQFIQRFQMHPILCASAAMGLQKLNQTTPSLVILDIGLPDNNGLEVLNTIRLDHPDLPVLIITAHGNLHNAVEARKRGASAYLVKPLDLHELQQTLHSILPSPTTLPPATTTALSELPQLVGNSPAMQPAFAAIAHAISSSSPVLITGPTGIGKSLAAKVIHHHSPRQQQPFITLSCASLPETLLEAELFGHEKGAFTGALTTKTGHLERAAGGTLFLDEIAEIPLSIQVKLLRFVEEKTFTRVGGRDDLSVDLRLIAATNQNLNRAVAEKRFREDLYYRLRVLEVPLPPLADRLGDLPILCQNLLHHISPHRPITLTAETLTLLKNHPWPGNVRELRNVLEYAVSTSTSNILHPAHLPRELRHPLPPSSDLIDQALHQWLDTRLTANNDNSDPASYDSLHDELENRLLAALLPRYEHKPTLLARALQMNRATLRKKLALNSTDAD
- a CDS encoding sensor histidine kinase; amino-acid sequence: MPLPRLPWRISLPFFAFVLTGTIALVVWMGWNLTREDRAQFEKLARTNASFLSRMNLPASDRMARQLTEVLGIQVHFRSNGNLVPQPLWLSSTPNLATIPADANCHRSGSMEAVAVPLPSGHDLFITRPAFTAWRSVMQPRTYAILAAFWCVALLLAWLITRGLVRPLQNLASQLPAIETADPLHLPEASRHDEIGDLARAFLRTNQALKHERQQREQAEKLAVLGRMTAALAHEIQNPVSAIKMHAQLAALDANLPAAHLINTEADRISDLVNQWLFLSKPDPPVKSAVNLQTLLQQSLQSHASQTQHSQITIDLDLPTDLIVEADQRRLLQVFNNLINNAIQSMPQGGTLTITGIHQSTSHQTTLTFTDTGGGFSPAALERHAEFFFSEKEGGMGIGLSVVSEILKAHHGTLTITNRTPPAQGASVTISLPA